The Solidesulfovibrio sp. region GCCGCGCCTTCTCGGCGGCCACGCCCGCGACGTCGCCAAGGGCCTCCAGGTGGGCCGGGCCGACGTTGTGGATGACGGCGATATCCGGTTCGGCGATGGCCGCCAGGGGCTCCATCTCGCCCGGGGCGGAGATGCCGAGCTCCATGACCCAGAAGGCGTCGGTTTCCGCGGCTTCGAGCATGGACAGGGGCAGGCCGATGCGGTTGTTGTAATTCTTGTAGTTTTTCGCCGTGGGACCGACCTTGGCCAGGATGGCGGCGGTGAGTTCCTTGACCGTGGTCTTGCCGGCCGAGCCGGACACGGCCACGAGCCTGGCCCCGACCCGCTCCCGCCAGGCCCGGGCCAGGCGGCCCAGGGCGGCGACGGTGTCGCGCACGAGCAGCACGGGGGTGCCCTCGGGCAGGCCGGCGAGCGGCCGGTCGGCCAATACGGCGGCGGCGCCCTTGGCCACGGCCTCGGCCGCGAAATGATGGCCGTCCAGGCGCGCGCCGGGCACGCACACGAACAGGCAGCCCGGGATCACGGCCCGGCTGTCGATGCGCACGGCCTCGATGGCGGGATTGCCGCGCTCCCCCACGTCGCCGACGGCGCCCGTGGCCGCGAGAATATCGGAAAGGGTCATGCGCATCCGGTAAGCTCCCTGACCACGGCGGCGTCGGAAAAGGGATACTTCACGTCGCCGATCTGCTGATAGGTTTCGTGCCCCTTGCCGGCGATGACCAGCACGTCCTCGGGCCGCATCTCGCTGAGGGCCAGTTCGATGGCCCGGCGGCGGTCGGGTTCGAGGATGGCCCGGCGCGCCTTGGCCAGCCCCGGCTTGGCGTCGGCCATGATGGCCAGCGGCTCCTCGTGGCGGGGGTTGTCCGAGGTCAGCACGGCCACGTCGGCAAAGCGCGCCACGGCCTCGGCCATGCGCGGCCGCTTGGTGCGGTCGCGGTCGCCGCCGCAGCCGAAGACGGCGTAGAGCTTGCCCGGCGTGAATTCCCGGGCGGCGGACAGGACGTTTTCCAGGGCGTCGGGGGTGTGGGCGTAGTCCACCAGCACCGTGAGCCCCGAGGGATTGGGGATGCGCTCCAGCCTTCCCGGGGCGCCGTGGCAGTCGGCCAGGCTGGCGAAGGTTTCGACCGGCAGCCCGAGGGCCAGGGCCAGGCCCATGGCGGCCAGGAGGTTGGCGGCGTTGTGGCGGCCGGGCATGGGCGAGGCCACTTCGTAGGCGTCGCCGCCGAAAGCGGCGCCCAGCACCAGGCCCTCGCGGCCGTGCTGGCGGATGGCCCCGGCCAGCAGCCGGGGAAAGCCCTGGGGCGGCCTGGTCAGGCCGTAGCCGATGGCCTGGGGAAATTCCCGCAGCAGCCGCTCGCCGAAGGGATCGTCGAAATTGAGCACGGCCGTGGCCGGGTCGGGGAGGTAGTCGCGAAACAGCTTGGCCTTGGCCGCGAAATAGGCCTCCATGTTCCTGTGGTAGTCCAGGTGGTCCTGGGTCAGGTTGGTGAAGGCGGCGGCGGCGAAGGAAATCCCGGCCAGGCGGTCCTGATCCAGGGCGTGGGACGAGGCCTCCATGACGGCCAGGTCGCAGCCGGCCCCGGCCATGGCGGCCAGGTTTTCGTGGATGGCCAGGCAGTCGGGGGTGGTCAGCGAAGCGTCGCGGGAAAAGCCGGGCCAGCGGTAGGCGACCGTGCCGAGCACGCCGACTTTCCTGCCGGCGGCCGTGGCCAGGCGTTCGAGGAGGTAGCTGACGGTGGTCTTGCCGTTGGTGCCGGTTACGGCCACCACGGGCATGGCCATGCGGTCCGTGCCGTAGCGCGCCCCGGCCAGGGCGCCCAGGGCGCGCCGGGGATCGTCCACGGTCACGAGCCTGGCCGCGGCCCCGGCCGGCAATTGCCGGCCCGGCCCGGCCACGACGTAGGCCGCGCCGCGCGCCAGGGCGTCGGGCACGAACCGCGCGCCGTCCTCGGCCGTGCCGGATGCGGCCACGAACACCCCGCCCGGAACGACCCTGGCCGAATGCCCGGCCACGGGCACGCCGCCGGCGCGCACCGTCTCGAGCAGCGCCGCAAATCCCGCGTCTTGCCTGTCCATCGTCATGTTCGCCTCGCCGTCAGGAGGGCCGGGAAAGCCACAGCACGAATTCGTTCTTGTTGTCGCCGGGCCAGGGGGCGCCCGGGGCCGGACTCTGCTTGTTCACGATGAGCCCCTGCCCTTCCAGGCGGGGCACGATGCCTTTTTGCATGAGAATCTCGACGGCCTTGCGCAGGGGCATGCCGGAAAAATTCGGCACGGAGCGCACTTCCACGGCCTTGATTTCCATGGGCGTGGACTGGGCGATCTCCATGATCTCCTTGTCGGCGCTGGACAGGGCCTTGGCCGCGTCCGCCTGGGCCCGGGCCGGCTGGAGGGCGGACGCGGCGGCGGGCGCGGCCGGGGCGCCCGAGGTCCCCGGGGCGGCCGGCGCCTGGGCCAGTTGCACCGTCTCGGGCATGCGGCCGAGGTAGGAGAGCATGCGCAGGGTCATCTCCCGCACGGCCGGCGCGGCGACGACCCCGCCGTAGTGGCTCGGCTCGGGTTCGTCAACCATGACCATGACGATGTACTCCGGGGAGAGGGCCGGCACGAAGGAGACGAAGGAGCCGAGGTACTTGTTGCCGTAGCCGCCGTGGGGGCCGGCCTTCTGGGCGGTGCCGGTCTTGCCGCCGATCTCCAGGCCGGCGATGCGGGCCGTGCGGCCGGTGCCGTGCTCCTCGTGGACGACCTCGCGCATCATGCGCTGGACGGTGCGGGCGACATCGGCGTCGAAGACGCGGTACGGGGCGCGCCTGGCTTCGGTCCCCTCGGGCTCGGCCACGAGCTTGAGCGGCTTGTAGACGCCGTCGTTGGCCAGGACCAGGAAGGCCTGGGCCATCTGGACCGGGGTGACGGCCACGCCCTGGCCGAAGGACTGGGTGGCCAGGTCCAGGGGCGACCAGGCCTTGAGCGGGCGCAAGAGCCCCTTGCCCTCGCCGGAGATGGGCAGGCCGGTGGGCCGGCCGAAGCCGAGCTTCTCGAAATAGGCGTGCAGGCGCGGCGAGCCGAGCTGCAGGCCGATCTTGGCCGCGCCGATGTTGCTCGAGACCCGCACGATCATGTTGACGGGCAGCACGCCGTAGGAATGGGTGTCCTTGATGACGCGGTTGGCGAAGGCGAACTTGCCGTTTTCGCAGTTAAACGTCGACGTGGGCCTCACCACCCGCTCCTGGAGGGCGGCGGCCACCAGCAGGGGCTTCATGGTGGAGCCGGGCTCGAACACGTCCAGGGCGGCGTGGTTGCGGGCGATGCGCGGGCTGATGCCCCGGCCGACGTTGGGGTTGAAAAAGGGGTAGTTGGCCATGGCCAGGATCTCGCCCGTGGGCACGTGGACCACGATGGCCGTGCCGGCCTTGGCGTTGTTGGCGGTGACGGCCCGCTCCAGCTCCTCCTCGGCGAAGAACTGGATCTGGGAGTCGATGGTCAGCCGCACGCCGTGGCCGTTGATGTCGGCCAGCTCCCGGCCCTGGGAATCGAAGAAGAAGCGGCGGCCCGAGGCGTCACGCTGGACCACGTACTTGGCCTGGCGGCCGGTCAGGCGGGTGTCGAAGGCCTTTTCCATGCCTTCCAGGCCCACGTCGCCCACGCCCACGAAGCCCATCAACTGGCTCGCCAGGTGGCCGTTGGGATAAAACCGCGTGAATTCCTTGCTGAAATAGACACCCGGCAGATTCGCTTCGCGGATGCGGGCCACGGTGCGGTCACCGATGCGCCAGGACAGGTAGACCATGGACGAGGGGCTTTGCAGCTTCCTTTTGACGCGCTGCTCCTTCATGTGCAGGAGGTTGGCCAGAAAGGCTGCGGTCTTGTCCACGTCCACCACTTCCTTGGGGCGCACGAACAAGGCCTCGCACTCCACGCTTTTGGCCAGAAGCCGGCCGCCCCGGTCGTAGATCTCGCCCCGGGCGCCCTTGTCCACTTCCGAGGCCAGGTGCTGGCGCACGGCCTTTTCGGCCAGCTCCGGGCCGGCCACGATCTGGAGGTAGCCGGCGCGCGCCCACAGCGCCAGCCAGGCCAGACAGAAAAAGACGCCCACGCAGGTGAGCTTGACCCGGCTCCAGTCCCGGACGGTTTGCTGCCTTTCGGCGGAAGCGGCGCGCATGTCGGAACCCAGCACCTTGTCAGGGATTGGCCGGGGCCGCGGCCTTGGCCGGGGTCCTGGACGGATTCTTGGCGGAAGGGGCCTGGCGCGTTTCGGACGGCGACTTGGCCGGGGCCTTGGCCTTGGGGTCCTCGGTGGCGACCACCAGCGGCGAGGCCTCGATCTCGCCGGAGGCGGTCACGCGGCGGATCTGGCCCGGCCTGGCCGGCCCGAGGCCGTAGTCGCGGGCGACCTCGCGCAGCCGCGCCGGGGTGATGAGCGTGTTGCGCTCCACCTCGAGCTTGGCGGCCAGCGTTTCCACCTCGTCGATCTGGCGCTGCATCTTGTTGAGTTCGTAGGCCAGGTCCACCCGTTCGATGTTGAGCCACACCAGGCCCAGGCCGAAAACCAGCAGCAAGACCAGGCTAAACGCCATGGATATGGCCCATTCCCTCGACAGCGTGCCCATCTCCCCTCCTTCGCTCGATCCCCCGCCGCGCTTAGTCCGGCAGGCGCTGCGCCACCCGCAACTTGGCGCTGCGCGCCCGCGAATTGGCGGCCACCTCGGCCTCCCCGGCCATGACGGGCTTCTTGGTCAGGATGCGGTAGCGGGCCTTGTGGCCGCACACGCACAGGATCTGCTCGCGCGGGCACAGGCAGTCCGTCGCCTCGTGGCGAAAGGCCCGCTTGACCAGCCTGTCCTCCAGGGAATGGAAGGAGATGACGGCCACCCGCCCCCCCGGGGCGAGATGGTCGGCAATGACACGCAAGAACTCCTCCAACTCCCCGAGCTCGTCATTGACCGCCATGCGCAAGGCCTGGAAGGTCCGCGTGGCCGGATGCTGCCTGGCCAGGGCCCGCCATTTGGCCGGGTAGGCCGCGGCCACCACCTCGGCCAGGCGGCCGGTGGTGGTGATGGCGGCCTTCTCCCGGGCGGCGACGATGGCCCGGGCGATCCGCCCGGCCTGCGGGTCCTCGCCGTAGTCGCGGATGATCTCCCGCAGCCGGGCGAAGGAGGCCAGGTTGACCAGCCCTTCGGCGCTTTCGCCGCCGTCCTCGGCCCCCATGCGCATGTCCAGGGGGCCGTCGTGCAAAAACCCGAAGCCGCGCTCCGGGTCGTCGAGCTGCAAGGAGGACACCCCCGCGTCCAGCAATGCCGCGTCGACCTTCTCCCACCCCGCCTCGGCCAGGGCCGCCGGGAACCGGCTAAAGGGCGTGCGCACCAGCCGCACCCGATCGCCGTATGCCGTCAATCGCCGCCCGGCCTCGGCCAGGGCCTCCCTGTCCCTGTCGAGCCCGAGCAGCCAGGCATCGCCCCCGGCCGCTTCGAGCATCCCCCGACAATGCCCGCCAAGCCCCGTCGTGGCGTCCAAAATTCGCATCCCCGGCCGGATGGCCAGGTACTCGACGACCTCGTCGAGCAGGACCGGGACATGCACTGGTTCGGAACGCATGTCGCGGCCTAAAGCTTTATCGCAACGCCCAGTTCGGCCAAGGCCGCCAGATCGGCGTCAATGCGCAGCCCGACCTGGCGCCGGCGCTCCTCGAACTTGCCCTGGTTCCAGATTTCGAACTTCTCCCCCACCCCGGCCAGCACCAGCTCCTTGTCCAGGTCGGCGAAGCTGCGCAGGTACGGCGGAATGAGGATGCGCCCCTGCTTGTCCACCACCACCTCCATGGCCCCGGAAATGAGGAAACGCTCCAGGTCCCGGATGCGCGGGTCAAGCTTGTTGCCCTCCTTGAAGCTGGCCTCCACCTCCTCCCAGACCGGCATGGGGTAGCCGCTGACGGCGCCGTCGAAGTTGTTGGTGAGCATGATCCGGCCGTCGGGCACGTGGCGCAAGACCTCCTCCCGGTACTCGGGGGGCAGCATCAAACGACCCTTGGGGTCCAGGCTGCGGTAGGAATGCCCTCGAAACACGGTCCCTCGCCCTGGCGGTTCACCACTTCTTACCACCTTTTCCCACATTTTCTCCATCAATCACCCCGAGGTGTC contains the following coding sequences:
- a CDS encoding UDP-N-acetylmuramoyl-L-alanyl-D-glutamate--2,6-diaminopimelate ligase, with protein sequence MDRQDAGFAALLETVRAGGVPVAGHSARVVPGGVFVAASGTAEDGARFVPDALARGAAYVVAGPGRQLPAGAAARLVTVDDPRRALGALAGARYGTDRMAMPVVAVTGTNGKTTVSYLLERLATAAGRKVGVLGTVAYRWPGFSRDASLTTPDCLAIHENLAAMAGAGCDLAVMEASSHALDQDRLAGISFAAAAFTNLTQDHLDYHRNMEAYFAAKAKLFRDYLPDPATAVLNFDDPFGERLLREFPQAIGYGLTRPPQGFPRLLAGAIRQHGREGLVLGAAFGGDAYEVASPMPGRHNAANLLAAMGLALALGLPVETFASLADCHGAPGRLERIPNPSGLTVLVDYAHTPDALENVLSAAREFTPGKLYAVFGCGGDRDRTKRPRMAEAVARFADVAVLTSDNPRHEEPLAIMADAKPGLAKARRAILEPDRRRAIELALSEMRPEDVLVIAGKGHETYQQIGDVKYPFSDAAVVRELTGCA
- a CDS encoding penicillin-binding transpeptidase domain-containing protein yields the protein MRAASAERQQTVRDWSRVKLTCVGVFFCLAWLALWARAGYLQIVAGPELAEKAVRQHLASEVDKGARGEIYDRGGRLLAKSVECEALFVRPKEVVDVDKTAAFLANLLHMKEQRVKRKLQSPSSMVYLSWRIGDRTVARIREANLPGVYFSKEFTRFYPNGHLASQLMGFVGVGDVGLEGMEKAFDTRLTGRQAKYVVQRDASGRRFFFDSQGRELADINGHGVRLTIDSQIQFFAEEELERAVTANNAKAGTAIVVHVPTGEILAMANYPFFNPNVGRGISPRIARNHAALDVFEPGSTMKPLLVAAALQERVVRPTSTFNCENGKFAFANRVIKDTHSYGVLPVNMIVRVSSNIGAAKIGLQLGSPRLHAYFEKLGFGRPTGLPISGEGKGLLRPLKAWSPLDLATQSFGQGVAVTPVQMAQAFLVLANDGVYKPLKLVAEPEGTEARRAPYRVFDADVARTVQRMMREVVHEEHGTGRTARIAGLEIGGKTGTAQKAGPHGGYGNKYLGSFVSFVPALSPEYIVMVMVDEPEPSHYGGVVAAPAVREMTLRMLSYLGRMPETVQLAQAPAAPGTSGAPAAPAAASALQPARAQADAAKALSSADKEIMEIAQSTPMEIKAVEVRSVPNFSGMPLRKAVEILMQKGIVPRLEGQGLIVNKQSPAPGAPWPGDNKNEFVLWLSRPS
- the rsmH gene encoding 16S rRNA (cytosine(1402)-N(4))-methyltransferase RsmH → MRSEPVHVPVLLDEVVEYLAIRPGMRILDATTGLGGHCRGMLEAAGGDAWLLGLDRDREALAEAGRRLTAYGDRVRLVRTPFSRFPAALAEAGWEKVDAALLDAGVSSLQLDDPERGFGFLHDGPLDMRMGAEDGGESAEGLVNLASFARLREIIRDYGEDPQAGRIARAIVAAREKAAITTTGRLAEVVAAAYPAKWRALARQHPATRTFQALRMAVNDELGELEEFLRVIADHLAPGGRVAVISFHSLEDRLVKRAFRHEATDCLCPREQILCVCGHKARYRILTKKPVMAGEAEVAANSRARSAKLRVAQRLPD
- the mraZ gene encoding division/cell wall cluster transcriptional repressor MraZ, coding for MFRGHSYRSLDPKGRLMLPPEYREEVLRHVPDGRIMLTNNFDGAVSGYPMPVWEEVEASFKEGNKLDPRIRDLERFLISGAMEVVVDKQGRILIPPYLRSFADLDKELVLAGVGEKFEIWNQGKFEERRRQVGLRIDADLAALAELGVAIKL